A stretch of the Zerene cesonia ecotype Mississippi chromosome 4, Zerene_cesonia_1.1, whole genome shotgun sequence genome encodes the following:
- the LOC119839692 gene encoding V-type proton ATPase subunit D-like has protein sequence MNSENRYPVTASLFMLREIKQRQEKVNKGYQLLKRKAEALRLKGRQAAAELATVQRLLSHTLKEAYISLAAIKFTNGESNALVLENVGQAQIRVQRVPENISGVPTVSLQAIEDHTAGDAFRYAGLGAGGHRTSETKRAFREVTRILIKFASLRNICVLLDEALRTTLRKVNGIEKVILPKLRNTENYILTEMDEREREEYHRLKMVKAKKNLGRILPKPTERKVCGDSSDVYKKPSDSKRDSLEALVNVNSKSGLSTTTVSAGDFKPVCYPHYWDDDDLLF, from the exons atgaattctgAAAACCGATACCCTGTAACTGCATCCTTGTTTATGTTacgtgaaataaaacaacgacaagaaaaagttaataaaggATATCAGCTATTAAAAAGAAAGGCCGAAGCGCTTCGCCTCAAAGGGCGTCAGGCAGCAGCTGAGCTAGCCACAGTGCAAAGGTTACTTAGCCACACTCTGAAAGAGGCCTACATATCTCTTGCCGCTATAAAGTTTACTAATGGAGAATCAAATGCATTGGTTTTAGAAAATGTTGGTCAG GCTCAAATCCGTGTGCAAAGAGTCCCTGAAAACATATCTGGCGTCCCAACCGTGTCACTCCAAGCTATTGAGGACCACACCGCAGGTGATGCCTTTCGCTACGCAGGCTTAGGTGCTGGAGGACATCGTACCAGTGAAACAAAGCGCGCTTTTCGAGAAGTTACTAGAATCCTTATAAAGTTTGCTTCTTTGAGGAACATTTGCGTACTCTTAGATGAAGCTCTTCGTACTACACTCAG GAAAGTAAATGGCATAGAGAAAGTGATCTTACCCAAATTACGCAATACtgaaaactatattttaactgAAATGGATGAAAGa GAACGTGAAGAATACCACCGCTTGAAAATGGTGAAAGCAAAGAAAAATCTTGGCCGTATATTACCTAAGCCCACGGAAAGGAAAGTATGCGGAGATTCCAGCG ATGTGTATAAAAAACCTTCAGACTCGAAACGCGATTCGCTAGAGGCTCTTGTAAACGTTAATTCCAAAAGCGGACTATCAACTACTACAGTATCTGCTGGAGATTTCAAACCCGTATGCTATCCTCACTATTGGGATGATGACgacttattgttttaa
- the LOC119839670 gene encoding uncharacterized protein LOC119839670 yields the protein MESDTINEEVQVNLPDPPDEETEIKLRPLERIKLHPKAPIEPSAYGKGKNFSRPWILQDGRDVPAKGSEMRNSFGVPKKAPHTEGIRKRMLKDFFWEQMLDEVIEELATSQPVADYCTEYESNFIKDDFEPRNLEITADKNMHLKYPLYGTGSSAVTYYSESVKKTGPGEILEKFRRCQYFTKPMEERLDNGWVL from the exons atgGAATCTGATACTATAAATGAAGAAGTTCAAGTCAATTTACCAGACCCTCCAGACGaagaaacagaaataaaattaagaccCTTAGAACGAATTAAGTTGCATCCAAAGGCTCCAATAGAACCTTCAGCGTACGGAAAGGGTAAAAATTTTAGTAGGCCCTGGATTCTTCAGGACGGTCGAGATGTCCCAGCTAAGGGTAGTGAAATGCGTAATAGTTTTGGTGTGCCTAAAAAAGCTCCCCATACTGaag GCATTCGAAAGCGCATGTTAAAAGACTTTTTTTGGGAGCAGATGCTTGATGAAGTTATAGAGGAATTGGCAACTTCTCAACCAGTAGCTGATTATTGTACTGAATACGAATCTAACTTCATAAAAGACGATTTTGAACCACGCAATCTTGAAATCACTgctgataaaaat atgcatttaaaatatccattATACGGCACCGGCTCTAGTGCTGTGACATATTACAGCGAAAGCGTGAAAAAGACTGGACCc GGTGAGATATTAGAAAAATTCCGTAGATGCCAATACTTCACAAAGCCAATGGAAGAAAGGCTGGATAATGGATGGGTTTTGTAg
- the LOC119839687 gene encoding NADH dehydrogenase [ubiquinone] 1 alpha subcomplex subunit 13 — translation MAEACQIARKQDLPPPGGYKSIPFKRVPAKSYFSGFTWFAGYLGVTAVSGYLYYLNSKKVDKTRIEMRSAKMAIYPMMLAERDREYLKQLRRNRDAEAELMRDVPGWEVGTYYGERIYKLVPPDALVEPIFHEYYAHTDPSAWYQRAEMNFWA, via the exons ATGGCTGAGGCTTGTCAAATAGCTCGAAAACAAGACTTGCCTCCTCCAGGGGGATATAAGTCGATTCCCTTTAAAAGAGTCCCGGCAAAATCATACTTCAGCG GTTTCACATGGTTCGCGGGATATCTTGGTGTGACTGCAGTTTCTggatatctatattatttgaacTCCAAAAAGGTTGACAAGACCAGAATAGAGATGCGGTCTGCCAAGATGGCCATTTACCCAATGATGTTGGCGGAAAGAGACCGTGAATATCTAAAACAATTGCGTAGAAACCGCGACGCTGAGGCTGAGCTTATGCGCGACGTTCCTGGATGGgag gTTGGCACATACTATGGAGAGCGTATCTACAAGCTAGTGCCTCCTGATGCACTAGTAGAACCAATCTTCCATGAATACTATGCCCACACTGACCCATCTGCATGGTACCAGAGAGCAGAAATGAACTTCTGGgcttaa
- the LOC119839683 gene encoding very-long-chain (3R)-3-hydroxyacyl-CoA dehydratase isoform X2 — MVVPSPFVYWAQTPKVVSLKIDLRNAEDPDIEVVENKIKLAAQGVGAHGICKYEFSLDLYSQIKPDKDGEQNTTVKVYENRIEVLLQKEEQVWWPRLTAQPQKPAWLKINFDLWKTEDDLEGGSEEETRDVMKDYPGMYDQLHKEELGYRKEDYKKVYLIIYNLFQFIGFTYVICVMCVRYAKLEYDSVADTYEHVGSAMKFLQLMMFLEVMHPIFGYTKGSPLVAFMQIGGRAFVLFAMIESEPRMQSKPVVFYLFAMWSLIEVVRYPFYIAQLYNKNFYILTWLRYSMWIPLYPLGILCEAIVILRNLPYFEETGRFTVSLPNEWNFAFHMPSFMRLYLLILAFPGMFFVMKHMHKLRTVKLKPKIIIKKCK; from the exons atggtagTCCCAAGTCCGTTTGTTTATTGGGCCCAAACACCTAAAGTTGTTTCCCTAAAAATTGATTTGCGGAATGCCGAAGATCCCGACATAGAAGtggttgaaaacaaaataaagctcGCAGCTCAAGGGGTGGGTGCGCACGGgatatgtaaatatgaattCAGTTTGGATCTTTACTCTCAAATAAAACCG gataAAGATGGTGAACAAAATACCACAGTTAAAGTGTACGAAAATAGGATTGAAGTGTTGCTTCAAAAGGAGGAGCAGGTTTGGTGGCCAAGGCTCACCGCACAACCACAGAAACCAGCATGGCTAAAG ATAAACTTTGATCTATGGAAAACGGAAGATGACCTCGAAGGCGGTAGTGAAGAAGAAACGCGGGATGTGATGAAAGACTATCCCGGGATGTACGACCAATTGCACAAGGAGGAGTTAGGATATAGGAAag AGGACTACAAGAAGGTGTACCTCATTATATACAACCTGTTTCAATTCATCGGTTTCACTTACGTCATATGCGTGATGTGCGTGCGATACGCGAAGCTGGAGTACGACTCTGTGGCGGACACGTACGAGCATGTCGGCTCCGCCATGAAGTTCCTGCAGCTCATGATGTTCCTGGAGGTTATGCACCCGATATTCGGGTATACTAAG GGTAGTCCGTTAGTGGCGTTCATGCAAATAGGCGGCCGCGCGTTCGTCCTGTTCGCCATGATCGAGTCGGAGCCGCGGATGCAGAGCAAGCCGGTGGTGTTCTACCTCTTCGCTATGTGGAGCCTCATCGAGGTGGTCAG ATATCCGTTCTACATAGCGCAACTGTACAACAAAAACTTCTACATCCTGACGTGGCTTCGTTATTCCATGTGGATCCCCCTGTACCCATTAGGCATTCTCTGCGAGGCTATTGTCATCCTGCGAAACCTACCGTACTTCGAGGAGACCGGCCGGTTCACTGTCTCATTGCCAAATGAGTGGAACTTTGCGTTCCACATGCCTTCCTTCATGAGGCTGTATCTCTTGATCTTGGCTTTCCCTGGAATGTTCTTTGTGATGAAACACATGCACAAGCTGCGAACGGTGAAGCTCAAGCCGAAGATTATCATCAAGAAATGCAAgtag
- the LOC119839683 gene encoding very-long-chain (3R)-3-hydroxyacyl-CoA dehydratase isoform X1: MVVPSPFVYWAQTPKVVSLKIDLRNAEDPDIEVVENKIKLAAQGVGAHGICKYEFSLDLYSQIKPDKDGEQNTTVKVYENRIEVLLQKEEQVWWPRLTAQPQKPAWLKINFDLWKTEDDLEGGSEEETRDVMKDYPGMYDQLHKEELGYRKEMTPAIPEDYKKVYLIIYNLFQFIGFTYVICVMCVRYAKLEYDSVADTYEHVGSAMKFLQLMMFLEVMHPIFGYTKGSPLVAFMQIGGRAFVLFAMIESEPRMQSKPVVFYLFAMWSLIEVVRYPFYIAQLYNKNFYILTWLRYSMWIPLYPLGILCEAIVILRNLPYFEETGRFTVSLPNEWNFAFHMPSFMRLYLLILAFPGMFFVMKHMHKLRTVKLKPKIIIKKCK; encoded by the exons atggtagTCCCAAGTCCGTTTGTTTATTGGGCCCAAACACCTAAAGTTGTTTCCCTAAAAATTGATTTGCGGAATGCCGAAGATCCCGACATAGAAGtggttgaaaacaaaataaagctcGCAGCTCAAGGGGTGGGTGCGCACGGgatatgtaaatatgaattCAGTTTGGATCTTTACTCTCAAATAAAACCG gataAAGATGGTGAACAAAATACCACAGTTAAAGTGTACGAAAATAGGATTGAAGTGTTGCTTCAAAAGGAGGAGCAGGTTTGGTGGCCAAGGCTCACCGCACAACCACAGAAACCAGCATGGCTAAAG ATAAACTTTGATCTATGGAAAACGGAAGATGACCTCGAAGGCGGTAGTGAAGAAGAAACGCGGGATGTGATGAAAGACTATCCCGGGATGTACGACCAATTGCACAAGGAGGAGTTAGGATATAGGAAag AAATGACTCCGGCAATTCCAGAGGACTACAAGAAGGTGTACCTCATTATATACAACCTGTTTCAATTCATCGGTTTCACTTACGTCATATGCGTGATGTGCGTGCGATACGCGAAGCTGGAGTACGACTCTGTGGCGGACACGTACGAGCATGTCGGCTCCGCCATGAAGTTCCTGCAGCTCATGATGTTCCTGGAGGTTATGCACCCGATATTCGGGTATACTAAG GGTAGTCCGTTAGTGGCGTTCATGCAAATAGGCGGCCGCGCGTTCGTCCTGTTCGCCATGATCGAGTCGGAGCCGCGGATGCAGAGCAAGCCGGTGGTGTTCTACCTCTTCGCTATGTGGAGCCTCATCGAGGTGGTCAG ATATCCGTTCTACATAGCGCAACTGTACAACAAAAACTTCTACATCCTGACGTGGCTTCGTTATTCCATGTGGATCCCCCTGTACCCATTAGGCATTCTCTGCGAGGCTATTGTCATCCTGCGAAACCTACCGTACTTCGAGGAGACCGGCCGGTTCACTGTCTCATTGCCAAATGAGTGGAACTTTGCGTTCCACATGCCTTCCTTCATGAGGCTGTATCTCTTGATCTTGGCTTTCCCTGGAATGTTCTTTGTGATGAAACACATGCACAAGCTGCGAACGGTGAAGCTCAAGCCGAAGATTATCATCAAGAAATGCAAgtag